The Candidatus Eisenbacteria bacterium genome window below encodes:
- a CDS encoding aminomethyl-transferring glycine dehydrogenase subunit GcvPB (acts in conjunction with GvcH to form H-protein-S-aminomethyldihydrolipoyllysine from glycine; forms a heterodimer with subunit 1 to form the P protein), translating into MRNPRDFRLIYDRSVPGHRGYRLPACDVPEEPIEALIPGPMARARPPRLPEVAEPEIVRHYIRLSVLNHHVDKAAYPLGSCTMKYNPKVNEDLARIPGLAGLHPMAPVGLCQGLLSLLHRFTVELAEIVGMDTVSLHPAAGAQGEMLGIRLARAYHDARGNRKRTVIIPDSAHGTNPATARMVGYETLELKSRADGRLDIDALREMVTDET; encoded by the coding sequence ATGAGGAACCCTCGGGACTTCCGCCTGATCTACGATCGCAGCGTCCCAGGCCATCGCGGCTACAGGCTCCCCGCATGCGACGTGCCCGAGGAACCGATCGAGGCGCTCATTCCCGGGCCGATGGCGCGCGCCAGGCCGCCCCGGCTGCCGGAGGTCGCCGAGCCGGAAATCGTCCGGCATTACATTCGCCTCTCGGTCCTCAATCATCACGTCGACAAGGCCGCCTACCCGCTCGGCTCCTGCACAATGAAGTACAACCCGAAGGTCAACGAAGATCTGGCGAGGATCCCGGGACTCGCCGGCCTGCACCCCATGGCGCCGGTCGGCCTCTGCCAGGGGCTGCTCTCGCTCCTGCATCGCTTCACCGTGGAGCTCGCGGAGATCGTCGGGATGGACACCGTGAGCCTGCATCCGGCCGCCGGGGCCCAGGGGGAGATGCTCGGGATCCGTCTCGCGCGGGCCTACCACGACGCTAGAGGCAACAGGAAGCGGACGGTGATCATCCCCGACTCGGCGCACGGAACGAACCCCGCCACCGCGCGGATGGTCGGGTACGAGACCCTCGAGCTCAAGTCCCGCGCGGACGGCCGGCTCGACATCGATGCCCTGCGGGAGATGGTGACGGATGAGACCG